The Synergistaceae bacterium DZ-S4 genome contains a region encoding:
- a CDS encoding excinuclease ABC subunit UvrC, with amino-acid sequence MKREDLLHHIKSFPDKPGVYMMRDPDGKIIYVGKAKSLRKRVSSYFRHSGFASPRLRKLVESISDISTIRTETEIEALILENRLIKLYQPFFNIDLKMNERYAYIKVTSEKFPRIVVTRHRQEDDAVYIGPFVRVSEVRELLRLIERYLPLRYCKGEIKESNKKIRPCMRHALGHCLAPCAGLCSEKEYRERTADVIMMLQGRGLELVEKLRKRMDKAVQELEFEEAAVLRDTIRAIWRVSRQRNSIPEIETGRDNNWETLNRLQEHLKLPTLPWRIDGFDISHTSGKETVGVVVVFEQGYPNTSLYRRFNIRTVVGIDDFRSIKETLLRRYRRCIDGQEPMPQLILIDGGSVQLEFAMEAMKELELTDIPIISLAKEEEEIYIPDRKEPLRLDRTDPALKLLQYVRDESHRYAITSHRAARSRNFRRSKLEEVPGVGRTKAAQLITKFGSTRAIMDTAEENLASAPGIGKTLARRIQEYLRQADEGSGQK; translated from the coding sequence TTGAAGAGAGAAGACCTGCTGCACCATATCAAATCATTCCCCGACAAACCAGGGGTCTACATGATGCGTGACCCCGACGGAAAGATCATCTATGTCGGCAAGGCCAAATCGCTCAGAAAGCGGGTCTCATCCTATTTCCGCCACTCAGGCTTCGCATCGCCCAGATTGAGGAAGCTGGTGGAAAGCATATCGGACATATCCACGATCAGGACGGAGACAGAGATAGAGGCGCTTATCCTGGAAAACAGGCTGATCAAACTCTATCAGCCCTTTTTCAACATAGACCTAAAAATGAACGAACGCTACGCATACATAAAGGTCACATCGGAAAAATTTCCGAGGATAGTGGTTACCAGACACAGACAAGAAGACGATGCCGTCTACATCGGCCCCTTCGTAAGGGTATCAGAAGTCAGGGAACTGCTCCGCCTTATTGAGAGATATCTGCCCCTTCGCTACTGCAAGGGGGAGATAAAGGAGTCCAATAAGAAGATCCGTCCATGCATGAGACATGCGCTGGGGCACTGCCTTGCACCGTGCGCAGGCCTCTGTTCAGAAAAGGAGTACAGGGAGAGGACTGCGGACGTTATAATGATGCTGCAGGGAAGGGGCCTTGAACTTGTCGAAAAACTCCGCAAAAGGATGGACAAAGCCGTACAGGAACTTGAGTTCGAAGAGGCTGCGGTCCTCAGGGACACGATCCGCGCAATATGGAGAGTCAGCCGGCAGCGGAACAGCATACCCGAGATAGAGACTGGCAGAGATAACAACTGGGAGACTCTGAACCGTTTACAGGAACATTTAAAACTGCCCACGCTGCCATGGCGTATAGACGGGTTCGACATATCGCACACTTCCGGCAAGGAGACCGTCGGCGTTGTTGTTGTCTTCGAACAGGGATATCCGAACACCTCCCTTTACAGGCGCTTCAACATCAGGACCGTCGTGGGCATAGACGACTTCAGGTCAATAAAGGAGACTCTTCTCAGGAGATACAGGAGATGCATCGACGGTCAGGAGCCGATGCCGCAGCTTATACTTATTGACGGAGGATCTGTTCAGCTCGAGTTTGCCATGGAGGCAATGAAGGAGCTCGAGCTCACCGACATACCAATAATATCGCTGGCGAAAGAAGAAGAGGAGATTTACATCCCGGATCGAAAAGAGCCTTTGCGCCTGGATCGTACCGATCCCGCACTCAAACTTCTGCAGTATGTCAGGGACGAATCCCACAGGTACGCTATAACTTCCCACAGGGCTGCCAGAAGCAGGAATTTCAGAAGGAGCAAACTGGAAGAAGTCCCCGGTGTCGGACGGACAAAAGCTGCTCAGCTGATCACAAAATTTGGAAGTACCAGGGCTATAATGGATACTGCGGAAGAAAACCTTGCCTCCGCGCCGGGCATAGGAAAAACGCTTGCCCGCAGGATACAGGAATATCTCAGACAGGCTGATGAAGGGAGCGGTCAAAAATGA
- a CDS encoding MoaD family protein: MRVIKVGFFADIRTMVGAKEVMMPCRPTLALLMEDLCAKYGKAFRDFCMDGDKISKRVNILVNGHHMLHLQKDDTPLKDGDDVRIFPLIGGG, from the coding sequence ATGAGAGTGATCAAGGTCGGTTTTTTCGCTGATATAAGGACCATGGTGGGGGCAAAAGAGGTAATGATGCCCTGCAGGCCAACTCTTGCACTTCTTATGGAGGATCTGTGCGCAAAATACGGAAAGGCTTTCCGGGATTTCTGCATGGACGGGGATAAGATCTCAAAGCGGGTCAACATCCTTGTCAACGGACACCACATGCTCCATCTGCAAAAGGACGACACCCCGCTCAAGGACGGGGATGACGTCAGGATCTTCCCACTGATCGGCGGAGGTTAG
- the ribE gene encoding 6,7-dimethyl-8-ribityllumazine synthase — protein MKIVQGNMIGSGLRFAIIASRFNELITTKLIEGAKDALTRHDVRHQDIDVYWTPGAWEQPVVAKEIAMSGKYDAIITLGAVIRGDTTHHEYVAGEAAKGLAHVGLDHRIPVAFGIITCDNLEQALARSGSKAGNKGADAALAALETANLLKEVRKDRGAEA, from the coding sequence ATGAAAATAGTCCAGGGAAACATGATAGGAAGCGGCCTGCGCTTCGCGATAATAGCATCAAGGTTCAACGAACTTATCACAACAAAGCTTATTGAGGGGGCCAAGGATGCCCTGACAAGGCATGATGTTCGTCATCAGGACATCGATGTTTACTGGACACCCGGAGCATGGGAACAGCCTGTCGTTGCAAAAGAGATAGCGATGAGCGGGAAATATGACGCGATAATTACATTGGGAGCCGTTATCCGCGGCGACACCACCCACCATGAGTATGTTGCGGGGGAGGCTGCAAAGGGACTTGCTCACGTCGGACTCGATCACCGCATTCCCGTTGCATTCGGCATAATAACCTGTGACAACCTTGAGCAGGCTCTTGCCCGCTCAGGAAGCAAAGCCGGAAACAAGGGAGCTGATGCGGCCCTTGCCGCGCTCGAGACAGCCAACCTGCTTAAGGAGGTCCGCAAGGACAGGGGAGCTGAAGCCTGA
- the cysS gene encoding cysteine--tRNA ligase: MALAVYNDLTRKKEPFEPIEKGKVRFYVCGPTVYDFFHIGNARPFVLFDVFRRYLESTGYKVIFVQNFTDIDDKMIRRANEMGISVPELAEKFIGEYFEDADSLGIKRATVNPRATHEIDEIIRIVGTLIEKGHAYEKDGDVYFSVVSFPEYGKLSKQGIEELKSGARIEVDERKNDPLDFALWKASKPGEPFWESPWGKGRPGWHIECSAMSTKYLGDSIDIHGGGSDLIFPHHENEIAQSECASGCQFVKYWLHNAYIMIDKEKMSKSLGNFMTVRDIRKRFNPLVLRFFLLSAHYRSPINFSKEGLDQAQSALERINNCYADLKFAAANRRPCQKDNALSAAVEKASLGYTEAMEDDFNTAGALGCVFDVVRAVNVHLTENEGFCEEGIKAARDFLEKVNCVFGFFSEDHCDDPDEDIDALLEERAEARKYKNFRRSDEIRDMLAEKGIIIEDTPQGARWKRQI, translated from the coding sequence ATGGCTCTGGCAGTTTATAACGACCTTACGAGGAAGAAGGAACCATTTGAACCGATAGAAAAAGGAAAGGTACGGTTTTACGTCTGCGGCCCGACCGTATACGATTTTTTCCACATCGGCAACGCGAGACCCTTCGTGCTTTTTGACGTATTCAGAAGATATCTTGAGAGTACGGGCTACAAGGTCATCTTCGTACAGAATTTTACCGACATTGACGACAAGATGATAAGGCGTGCCAACGAAATGGGCATCAGTGTCCCCGAACTGGCGGAAAAATTCATAGGCGAGTATTTTGAGGATGCCGATTCGCTTGGGATCAAAAGAGCCACAGTAAACCCGAGGGCTACGCACGAGATCGATGAGATCATCAGGATAGTCGGTACTCTTATCGAAAAGGGACACGCTTATGAAAAAGACGGGGATGTCTACTTCTCTGTCGTCAGCTTCCCCGAATACGGCAAGCTCTCTAAACAGGGTATCGAGGAACTGAAAAGCGGAGCAAGGATAGAAGTTGACGAGAGGAAAAATGATCCGCTCGATTTCGCCCTATGGAAGGCCAGCAAACCCGGGGAGCCCTTCTGGGAAAGCCCCTGGGGCAAGGGACGCCCCGGCTGGCATATAGAGTGCAGTGCGATGTCGACAAAGTATCTCGGCGACTCGATAGACATCCACGGCGGCGGAAGCGACCTGATATTCCCCCACCACGAGAACGAGATAGCCCAGTCTGAGTGCGCCTCAGGCTGTCAGTTCGTCAAATACTGGCTTCATAACGCATACATTATGATCGACAAGGAAAAGATGTCCAAATCTCTCGGCAACTTCATGACTGTCCGCGACATCAGGAAAAGGTTCAACCCTCTTGTGCTCCGCTTCTTCCTGCTGAGCGCACACTACCGTTCGCCCATCAACTTCTCTAAAGAAGGGCTTGACCAGGCACAGAGCGCACTTGAAAGGATCAACAACTGCTATGCAGACCTGAAATTCGCAGCTGCGAACCGGAGACCGTGTCAAAAAGACAACGCCCTGTCCGCGGCAGTCGAAAAGGCTTCCCTTGGATACACCGAGGCTATGGAGGACGACTTCAACACAGCGGGAGCGCTCGGCTGCGTTTTCGATGTCGTAAGGGCCGTAAATGTCCATCTGACCGAAAACGAAGGTTTCTGCGAAGAGGGCATAAAGGCTGCCAGGGACTTCCTTGAAAAAGTCAACTGCGTATTCGGCTTCTTCAGCGAAGACCACTGTGACGATCCGGACGAGGATATCGACGCGCTTCTGGAAGAGAGGGCGGAGGCAAGGAAGTACAAAAACTTCAGGCGCTCTGACGAGATCAGGGATATGCTTGCAGAAAAGGGAATAATCATTGAGGACACTCCCCAGGGAGCACGCTGGAAAAGGCAGATATAA
- a CDS encoding aldehyde ferredoxin oxidoreductase family protein, whose protein sequence is MAGWTETILRVNLTEGTVKKEALDMDAAKKYLGCRGLGVYYYMKEVRPGVDALGPENNLIFATGVLTGTMGSSTGRYEVVTRAPLNGVLAGSNSGGYWGPELKYAGYDMVIFEGQSPRPVYLNIYNGTAELCDASDLWGKNVPDTTGALLARHDPDAKVACIGPAGENKVLFANIMNDDHRAAGRSGVGAVMGSKNLKAIVVRGTKGVKIGDKDKFLAAVRASKKLLKENAVTSGGLPAFGTNILVNILNSVGSLPTRNFRESHFETADKVGGESLAATRMYKNKACAFCSIGCGRVAWSEGKYAGEGEGPEYESVWSFGPDCGIDDIDAVNKANFICNELGLDTITMGSTIAAAMDLYEMGAINKEEAGHDLKFGNADALIDLVEATAYRKGFGNELAEGSFRLGTKYGHPEVSMTAKKQEMPAYDPRGIQGIGLNYATSNRGGCHVRGYTISPEILGLPEKLDQQSTAEKPAWVKGFQDLTAAVDSAGMCLFTTFALGAPAIASEITGASGVEYTGDDVAAAGERIYNLERLYNLSVGFTKADDALPERMYNDPISSGPMKGNVSRVPEMLPYYYEARGWDENGVPTPEKLEALGLREFMTI, encoded by the coding sequence ATGGCAGGCTGGACAGAGACTATCCTGAGGGTAAACCTGACGGAAGGCACGGTCAAAAAGGAAGCCCTCGATATGGATGCGGCAAAGAAATACCTTGGCTGCAGAGGCCTGGGAGTATATTACTACATGAAAGAGGTCAGGCCCGGAGTCGATGCACTGGGACCCGAAAACAACCTTATCTTCGCAACCGGAGTCCTGACGGGAACTATGGGTTCCAGCACGGGCAGATATGAAGTCGTGACCAGGGCACCGCTGAACGGGGTGCTTGCCGGGTCAAACTCGGGCGGATACTGGGGTCCTGAACTGAAATATGCAGGTTATGACATGGTGATCTTTGAAGGGCAGTCTCCAAGACCCGTCTATCTTAACATCTACAACGGAACGGCGGAACTTTGCGATGCATCAGATCTTTGGGGCAAAAATGTTCCTGATACCACCGGCGCGCTTCTTGCCAGACACGACCCTGACGCTAAAGTTGCATGCATTGGTCCGGCTGGTGAGAACAAGGTCCTCTTCGCCAACATAATGAACGATGACCACAGGGCGGCAGGACGCAGCGGAGTAGGGGCCGTCATGGGATCAAAAAACCTTAAGGCGATCGTAGTCAGGGGAACGAAAGGTGTTAAGATTGGAGACAAGGATAAATTCCTCGCCGCTGTAAGGGCAAGCAAGAAACTGCTCAAGGAAAACGCTGTCACCAGCGGAGGGCTTCCCGCATTCGGAACGAACATTCTCGTAAATATCCTTAACTCGGTAGGTTCGCTTCCCACAAGGAATTTCCGGGAGTCGCACTTTGAGACGGCCGACAAGGTAGGCGGCGAATCGCTTGCAGCGACCAGAATGTACAAGAACAAGGCCTGCGCCTTCTGCTCCATAGGATGCGGAAGGGTGGCATGGAGCGAGGGTAAATACGCCGGTGAGGGCGAGGGTCCGGAGTATGAATCAGTCTGGTCATTCGGCCCGGACTGCGGCATCGATGACATTGACGCCGTCAACAAGGCCAACTTCATCTGCAACGAGCTTGGCCTTGATACGATAACAATGGGAAGTACGATCGCCGCGGCCATGGATCTTTACGAAATGGGCGCCATAAACAAGGAAGAGGCCGGCCATGATCTCAAGTTTGGAAACGCAGACGCGCTTATTGACCTGGTAGAAGCAACCGCATACAGAAAAGGCTTTGGAAACGAACTGGCTGAGGGTTCCTTCAGACTGGGAACAAAATATGGACATCCCGAAGTATCGATGACAGCAAAGAAACAGGAGATGCCCGCATACGACCCGCGCGGAATACAGGGCATAGGACTCAATTACGCCACTTCGAACAGGGGAGGCTGCCATGTCCGCGGATATACAATATCCCCTGAAATACTCGGCTTACCGGAGAAACTCGACCAGCAGTCGACAGCGGAGAAACCGGCATGGGTAAAAGGTTTCCAGGACCTTACCGCGGCAGTTGACTCTGCGGGAATGTGTCTTTTCACGACATTCGCCCTCGGCGCACCAGCGATAGCGAGTGAGATAACAGGCGCTTCCGGCGTAGAATACACCGGTGATGACGTTGCGGCTGCCGGAGAGAGGATATACAACCTCGAAAGGCTCTATAACCTCAGCGTCGGATTCACAAAAGCTGACGATGCTCTTCCGGAGAGGATGTACAATGACCCGATATCCTCCGGCCCCATGAAGGGGAATGTGAGCAGGGTGCCTGAAATGCTGCCGTACTATTACGAGGCAAGGGGATGGGATGAAAACGGAGTTCCTACTCCGGAGAAACTTGAGGCACTTGGATTAAGGGAGTTCATGACCATCTGA
- a CDS encoding bifunctional 3,4-dihydroxy-2-butanone-4-phosphate synthase/GTP cyclohydrolase II has translation MFNTIEEALNDIKQGKMIIVVDDENRENEGDLVMAADCCRTEDINFMIKNARGLVCVPIGAEQAKRLQLNPMVEHNTDAHGTAFTVSVDHLKETTTGISAAERAITAKALANPLSRADDFRRPGHIFPLVARHGGVLKRAGHTEAAVDLSRMAGFNEGGVICEIMNEDGSMARLPQLIEFAAKHGMKIISVENLIRHRVMREKLVRREATVHMPTAWGDFICHAYTSPYGENPNELHLALVKGEIQGVDDVLVRVHSECFTGDLLGSLRCDCGPQLHKAMMMIEKAGRGVLLYMRQEGRGIGLLAKLKAYELQEKGMDTVEANVALGYAPDARDYGVGAQILADLGLRKIKLMTNNPVKITGLKGYGLEITERVPIEVDPNPYNEKYLSTKVCKMGHVLSNSMCLDMEKEEAK, from the coding sequence ATGTTCAACACGATCGAAGAAGCACTGAATGACATCAAGCAGGGGAAAATGATCATCGTCGTTGACGACGAAAACAGGGAAAACGAGGGTGACCTGGTTATGGCGGCAGACTGCTGCCGGACAGAGGACATCAATTTCATGATAAAAAACGCCAGGGGGCTTGTCTGTGTACCGATCGGGGCCGAGCAGGCAAAAAGGCTGCAGCTCAACCCCATGGTGGAGCACAATACTGATGCGCACGGAACCGCCTTCACAGTTTCCGTCGACCATCTCAAAGAAACTACCACAGGCATTTCAGCCGCAGAGAGGGCAATAACCGCGAAAGCTCTGGCAAACCCTCTCTCCAGGGCAGATGACTTTCGCCGGCCCGGACACATTTTTCCGCTGGTCGCGCGTCATGGCGGGGTCCTGAAGAGGGCCGGCCACACCGAAGCTGCCGTGGATCTTTCCCGCATGGCCGGATTCAACGAAGGCGGAGTCATCTGCGAAATAATGAATGAAGACGGAAGCATGGCAAGGCTCCCTCAGCTAATTGAATTCGCGGCTAAGCACGGAATGAAGATAATATCTGTCGAAAATCTGATAAGGCACCGCGTGATGAGGGAAAAACTGGTGAGGCGTGAAGCGACCGTACACATGCCGACCGCATGGGGAGACTTCATCTGCCACGCCTACACAAGTCCTTATGGTGAAAACCCTAATGAACTGCACCTTGCCCTGGTAAAGGGGGAGATCCAGGGGGTGGATGATGTCCTCGTAAGAGTACATTCCGAGTGTTTCACCGGAGACCTGCTCGGTTCACTGAGATGCGACTGTGGTCCCCAGCTGCACAAGGCCATGATGATGATAGAAAAAGCGGGAAGGGGAGTCCTTCTTTACATGCGGCAGGAAGGACGCGGCATAGGACTTCTTGCCAAGCTCAAAGCCTATGAGCTTCAGGAAAAGGGAATGGACACCGTAGAGGCAAATGTTGCACTGGGATATGCTCCGGATGCCAGAGATTACGGAGTTGGGGCGCAGATCCTTGCGGATCTGGGTCTCCGAAAGATAAAACTTATGACCAACAACCCAGTCAAAATTACCGGACTGAAGGGATACGGACTTGAGATCACGGAAAGGGTCCCTATCGAAGTCGACCCAAACCCGTACAATGAAAAATATCTCAGCACTAAGGTCTGCAAGATGGGACATGTACTGAGCAACTCAATGTGTCTGGATATGGAAAAAGAAGAAGCAAAATAA
- a CDS encoding riboflavin synthase, giving the protein MFTGLIETVGTVSAIHPKGDVWQIDIEAPKIAGELRIGDSVSISGACSTVIRFDSRSFSVEIMEETRRRTKLGTLKSGSRVNLERAMMLDSRLDGHIVSGHIDGLADVRKIEIGPKTRKYFFRADPEILSGIVPKGSVAVDGISLTVIDVDAETFSVGIIPTTISDTTLSELKEGDAVNIETDMIGKYITKFLNTRFSGAQGGEEMKNSLTWDKLVKYGWA; this is encoded by the coding sequence ATGTTCACCGGACTTATAGAGACAGTCGGCACTGTTTCCGCCATACATCCAAAAGGCGATGTCTGGCAGATCGACATTGAGGCACCGAAAATTGCCGGCGAGCTCAGGATCGGCGACTCCGTATCCATATCGGGAGCATGCAGCACGGTCATACGCTTCGACAGCAGGTCGTTCAGCGTTGAGATAATGGAGGAGACGAGGAGAAGGACAAAGCTGGGCACCCTCAAGAGCGGTTCGCGGGTGAACCTTGAGAGGGCGATGATGCTTGATTCAAGACTTGACGGACATATCGTGTCGGGACACATAGACGGACTTGCCGACGTCCGGAAGATAGAGATCGGCCCAAAGACCAGGAAATACTTTTTCAGGGCCGATCCGGAGATACTTTCCGGGATCGTCCCAAAGGGGTCTGTGGCGGTGGACGGCATAAGCCTCACCGTTATCGACGTTGATGCGGAGACCTTTTCCGTCGGTATCATCCCGACTACAATATCGGATACTACTCTCTCTGAACTTAAAGAGGGTGATGCGGTAAATATAGAGACTGATATGATCGGAAAATATATCACAAAATTTCTTAATACACGTTTTTCCGGCGCACAAGGCGGCGAAGAGATGAAAAATTCTCTCACATGGGATAAACTTGTAAAATATGGCTGGGCCTAG
- the serS gene encoding serine--tRNA ligase, with amino-acid sequence MLDMKWVREHTDEVAAMLANRNYTFPLDKFVELDSLRRDALLEAEALKERRNAGAKEVGMKKKAGENADVLMEEMRLIGEKVRELDEKTAGIQAELDDLAMRLPNRPHSSVPIGTDENDNVEIRKHGKPTEFTFAPKAHWDLGEPLGIMDFEKGVQLAESRFTVLKGAGARLERALMNFMLDLHTTAHGFTEIAPPILVNTATMSGTGQLPKFAEDLYKCANDDLWLIPTAEVPLTNLHAGEILSETDLPKYYCAFTPCFRREAGSYGRDMRGMLRQHQFDKVEMVKLSTPERSYEELEHMTNCAEKVLQLLGIPYRVICLCTGDMGFGAAKTYDIEVWLPSQDCYREISSCSNCEDFQARRMGTKYRPANGGKPRYVHTLNGSGIAIGRCLIALMENFQNEDGSITVPEVLRPYAGGLETVK; translated from the coding sequence ATGCTTGATATGAAATGGGTGAGGGAGCATACGGACGAAGTAGCCGCCATGCTCGCCAACAGGAATTACACATTCCCGCTGGATAAATTTGTTGAGCTGGATTCCCTGCGCCGCGACGCCTTGCTTGAGGCGGAAGCTTTGAAGGAGAGACGCAACGCCGGAGCCAAAGAGGTCGGAATGAAAAAGAAGGCCGGTGAAAATGCCGACGTGCTTATGGAAGAGATGCGCCTTATCGGTGAAAAGGTAAGGGAGCTCGATGAGAAAACGGCCGGGATCCAGGCCGAGCTCGACGACCTTGCTATGAGACTTCCCAACAGGCCGCACAGTTCGGTTCCCATTGGAACTGACGAAAACGACAATGTTGAGATAAGAAAACACGGCAAACCAACGGAGTTCACATTTGCACCCAAAGCGCACTGGGATCTCGGGGAACCCCTTGGCATAATGGATTTCGAAAAAGGGGTCCAGCTTGCGGAGAGCCGCTTTACAGTTCTCAAGGGAGCAGGGGCCAGGCTCGAAAGGGCTCTGATGAATTTCATGCTTGACCTTCATACGACAGCGCATGGATTTACCGAGATCGCCCCTCCTATACTTGTCAACACAGCAACGATGAGCGGGACAGGCCAGCTTCCCAAATTTGCAGAGGACCTCTACAAGTGTGCGAACGATGACCTCTGGCTGATACCCACTGCCGAAGTGCCCCTGACTAACCTGCATGCCGGCGAAATATTGAGCGAGACGGACCTGCCGAAATACTACTGCGCCTTCACCCCATGCTTCAGACGTGAGGCGGGCAGTTACGGCCGCGACATGAGAGGCATGCTCAGGCAGCACCAGTTTGACAAGGTCGAAATGGTCAAGCTCAGCACCCCCGAAAGAAGCTACGAAGAGCTGGAACACATGACAAACTGCGCGGAAAAAGTGCTTCAGCTGCTGGGCATACCATACAGGGTAATATGCTTATGTACGGGTGACATGGGCTTCGGTGCGGCGAAAACATATGATATCGAAGTATGGCTCCCGAGCCAGGACTGTTACCGTGAGATCAGCTCCTGCAGCAACTGTGAAGATTTCCAGGCGAGGAGGATGGGCACAAAATATCGCCCGGCGAACGGCGGCAAACCCCGCTATGTCCACACCCTCAACGGATCCGGCATAGCCATTGGAAGGTGCCTGATCGCACTGATGGAAAACTTCCAGAATGAAGACGGGAGCATTACCGTTCCCGAAGTCCTGCGTCCTTACGCGGGAGGCCTTGAAACCGTAAAATAA
- the ribD gene encoding bifunctional diaminohydroxyphosphoribosylaminopyrimidine deaminase/5-amino-6-(5-phosphoribosylamino)uracil reductase RibD: MTTRNQRTLDEHYMRTALSLALNGTASVSPNPRVGCVIVRDSAIIGSGWHRCCGEPHAEVEAVRNAGGDVRGATVYVNLEPCCHQGRTPPCAHMLIERGVSRVVVGMTDPNPKVDCMGERMLRDTGIEVTSGILEKESKWINRGFIRRMKMGRPWITLKTACSLDGNIALKDGSSKWITGEASRRKVHMMRAESDALLSGIGTVLGDDPAFTVREAEGRTPLRAILDRRLRTPLNASLFSEKGLIFFTGKDAPTKKIESIRALGAEVFIIDAPEEREPDYVMAKLCEIGVNYLMVECGAKLTASLLRRGLADEISLFMAPKLLGSGIRFTEHLKLDSLEDAITIKDMQISPCGEDIWIRGVLSCSPDL; encoded by the coding sequence ATGACGACCCGGAACCAAAGGACACTGGACGAACATTATATGAGGACCGCCCTCTCCCTCGCACTCAACGGGACTGCCTCCGTAAGCCCAAACCCGCGCGTCGGCTGTGTGATCGTACGCGATTCCGCGATAATCGGTTCCGGATGGCACAGGTGCTGCGGGGAGCCTCATGCCGAGGTCGAAGCTGTAAGGAATGCCGGCGGCGATGTCAGGGGAGCTACTGTATATGTGAACCTGGAACCCTGCTGCCATCAGGGCAGAACGCCCCCGTGCGCTCACATGCTCATTGAGAGGGGGGTATCCAGGGTAGTTGTTGGTATGACGGACCCTAACCCAAAAGTAGACTGCATGGGTGAAAGGATGCTAAGGGATACGGGGATAGAGGTTACAAGCGGCATCCTCGAAAAGGAATCCAAATGGATAAACAGGGGATTCATTAGAAGGATGAAAATGGGACGTCCCTGGATAACACTCAAGACTGCCTGCTCACTTGACGGGAACATTGCCCTTAAGGACGGATCAAGCAAGTGGATCACAGGTGAAGCTTCCAGGAGAAAGGTCCACATGATGAGGGCTGAGAGCGACGCTCTTCTGTCCGGGATCGGAACAGTCCTCGGTGACGATCCGGCCTTTACTGTAAGAGAGGCCGAAGGCAGGACACCATTAAGGGCAATACTTGACAGAAGGCTCAGGACTCCGCTCAACGCATCTCTTTTCAGTGAAAAAGGGCTGATATTCTTTACGGGAAAAGACGCTCCCACTAAAAAAATTGAAAGTATCAGGGCGCTCGGAGCAGAGGTTTTTATTATTGATGCCCCGGAAGAGCGGGAGCCGGATTATGTTATGGCTAAATTGTGTGAAATAGGTGTAAACTATCTGATGGTCGAATGCGGGGCAAAACTTACCGCTTCGCTGCTCCGGCGCGGTCTTGCGGACGAAATATCTCTCTTCATGGCGCCCAAACTGCTCGGAAGCGGGATCCGCTTTACGGAGCATCTTAAATTGGATTCGCTGGAAGATGCGATCACAATAAAGGATATGCAGATATCTCCATGCGGGGAAGACATCTGGATAAGGGGGGTGCTTTCATGTTCACCGGACTTATAG